From Salipiger profundus, a single genomic window includes:
- a CDS encoding NAD(P)/FAD-dependent oxidoreductase, whose translation MTRSADLWDKSLWYATAEEPDPGSDAPADARVLVVGGGFTGLSTALHLAERGVRVTLIEAEKIGYGASGRNGGQVIPGLKVDPAEMRARWGSEAGGRLVDFAGGVADRVFDLVGRYGIACGASRNGWIQGAHSMLALKAVHARAREWEAEGAPVEVYDAQAMASATGAVGYTGGWRDMRAGMLNPLAYARGLARAARSLGVSVVTGKRVTAVTRDGAGWKLDLGGETLRGETVVLATNAYDATLMPKLARSILPVQSTVIATVPLSGNVARSILPQGACASEVRKLAFYYRMTPDGRFAIGGRGATGPEHSMGLQAALEGGMRRTFPQLGDVQIEKAWSGHLALTMDHLPHLHEPEPGLWAVAAYNGRGVAMATGMGAALAARIAEGTPLPLPETGIRPIAWHALRRPVMDVGVRYYWMKDKLGFAS comes from the coding sequence GTGACACGCTCGGCGGATCTCTGGGACAAGTCGCTGTGGTACGCGACGGCGGAAGAGCCCGATCCGGGCTCCGACGCGCCGGCTGACGCAAGGGTGCTGGTGGTGGGCGGGGGCTTTACCGGCCTTTCGACAGCGCTGCACCTTGCCGAGCGTGGTGTCAGGGTGACGCTGATCGAGGCGGAGAAGATCGGCTACGGCGCATCGGGGCGCAACGGCGGGCAGGTGATCCCGGGTCTGAAGGTCGATCCCGCCGAGATGCGTGCCCGCTGGGGCTCCGAGGCGGGCGGGCGGCTCGTGGATTTCGCCGGAGGCGTGGCGGACCGGGTGTTCGATCTGGTCGGACGCTATGGCATTGCCTGCGGGGCCTCGCGCAATGGCTGGATCCAGGGCGCGCATTCTATGCTGGCACTGAAGGCGGTGCATGCCCGGGCCCGCGAGTGGGAGGCCGAGGGCGCCCCGGTCGAGGTCTACGACGCGCAGGCCATGGCCTCTGCCACCGGCGCGGTCGGCTACACCGGAGGCTGGCGCGACATGCGGGCCGGGATGCTCAACCCGCTTGCCTACGCGCGGGGGCTGGCCCGGGCCGCCAGATCGCTCGGCGTTTCGGTCGTCACCGGCAAGCGCGTGACCGCCGTCACCCGCGATGGGGCCGGCTGGAAACTGGATCTCGGCGGAGAGACGCTCCGGGGCGAGACCGTCGTGCTCGCGACCAATGCCTATGACGCGACACTGATGCCGAAGCTGGCGCGGTCGATCCTGCCGGTGCAGTCCACCGTCATCGCCACCGTGCCGCTGAGCGGTAACGTGGCACGCTCGATCCTGCCGCAGGGGGCCTGCGCTTCGGAGGTCCGCAAGCTTGCCTTCTACTACCGGATGACCCCGGACGGCCGCTTCGCCATCGGCGGGCGCGGCGCCACCGGCCCGGAGCACAGCATGGGGCTTCAGGCGGCACTGGAAGGCGGGATGCGGCGGACCTTCCCGCAACTCGGCGACGTGCAGATCGAGAAGGCATGGTCGGGTCACCTCGCGCTGACCATGGACCACCTGCCGCACCTGCACGAGCCCGAGCCGGGCCTGTGGGCGGTCGCGGCCTACAACGGGCGCGGTGTGGCCATGGCCACCGGCATGGGTGCCGCGCTGGCCGCGCGCATCGCCGAGGGCACGCCTCTGCCACTGCCCGAGACCGGGATCCGCCCCATCGCGTGGCATGCCCTGCGCCGGCCCGTGATGGACGTGGGCGTCCGCTACTACTGGATGAAGGACAAACTGGGTTTCGCCTCCTGA
- a CDS encoding phosphoserine transaminase, which translates to MATKHPATRPANPRFSSGPCAKIPHFELEMLADAPLGRSHRAKVGKDKLKAAIEGTREVLGIPADYKIGIVPASDTGAVEMAMWSMLGARKATMVAWESFGSGWVTDVVKQLKIDAEVKTADYGEIVDFAEIDFDTDVVFTWNGTTSGVRVPNGDKIPADREGLTICDATSAAFAQDLPWDKLDVTTFSWQKVMGGEAAHGMLILSPRAVERLESYTPAWPLPKIFRLTKGGKLIDGIFTGATINTPSMLAVEDYLVALDWARKIGGLPELMKRADTNAKVLWDFCDRNDWLANLAEDPATRSNTSVCLKFTDDRIQDGGAFAKAVAKKLEDYNAAYDVGAYRDAPAGLRVWCGATVESADVEALTLWLKWAFETVLEEQAATA; encoded by the coding sequence ATGGCTACCAAGCACCCGGCAACGCGGCCGGCCAACCCGCGTTTTTCTTCCGGCCCCTGTGCCAAGATCCCCCATTTCGAACTCGAGATGCTCGCCGATGCTCCGCTCGGCCGCTCGCACCGTGCCAAGGTCGGCAAGGACAAGCTGAAGGCGGCCATCGAGGGCACGCGCGAGGTTCTCGGGATTCCCGCTGACTACAAGATCGGCATCGTGCCCGCGTCGGACACCGGCGCCGTGGAAATGGCGATGTGGTCCATGCTCGGCGCCCGCAAGGCGACCATGGTGGCCTGGGAAAGCTTCGGCTCCGGCTGGGTGACCGACGTGGTCAAGCAGCTCAAGATCGACGCCGAGGTGAAGACCGCCGACTATGGCGAGATCGTCGACTTCGCCGAGATCGACTTCGACACCGACGTCGTCTTCACCTGGAACGGCACCACCTCGGGTGTGCGCGTGCCGAACGGCGACAAGATCCCCGCCGACCGCGAGGGCCTGACGATCTGCGACGCGACCAGCGCCGCCTTCGCGCAGGACCTGCCGTGGGACAAGCTCGACGTGACCACCTTCTCCTGGCAGAAGGTGATGGGCGGCGAAGCGGCCCACGGGATGCTGATCCTGTCGCCCCGCGCCGTCGAGCGCCTGGAAAGCTACACCCCGGCGTGGCCGCTGCCGAAGATCTTCCGCCTGACCAAGGGCGGCAAGCTGATCGACGGCATCTTCACCGGCGCCACGATCAACACGCCTTCGATGCTGGCGGTCGAGGACTACCTCGTCGCGCTCGACTGGGCCCGCAAGATCGGCGGCCTGCCCGAGCTGATGAAGCGTGCCGACACCAACGCCAAGGTGCTGTGGGACTTCTGCGACCGCAACGACTGGCTTGCGAACCTCGCCGAGGATCCGGCCACCCGGTCGAACACCAGCGTCTGCCTGAAGTTCACCGACGACCGCATCCAGGATGGCGGCGCCTTTGCCAAGGCCGTCGCCAAGAAGCTGGAAGACTACAACGCGGCCTATGACGTGGGCGCCTACCGCGACGCCCCGGCGGGCCTGCGGGTCTGGTGCGGCGCGACGGTCGAAAGCGCGGACGTCGAGGCGCTGACCCTCTGGCTCAAGTGGGCCTTCGAGACCGTGCTCGAAGAGCAGGCCGCGACCGCGTGA
- a CDS encoding TRAP transporter small permease — MMAGIDRGLLWLSRVLILIAGAGLALMMIQTVADVVADNFWNHPIPGNLEVISVYHMVLVVFMPLAFVEWQHENIQVDLLWRIMPGWLQRAVLVLGYAVSSAFFAILVWRTWFDAMNAFAKNEMMMGNVYVLIWPAKFVLPIGFAGICLISLRHAVHAAIDPAFSPEPADPAEGHI, encoded by the coding sequence ATGATGGCAGGGATCGACAGGGGACTCTTGTGGCTCTCCCGCGTGCTCATTCTGATTGCGGGGGCAGGGCTGGCACTGATGATGATCCAGACCGTGGCCGACGTCGTCGCCGACAACTTCTGGAACCATCCGATACCGGGAAACCTCGAGGTGATCTCGGTCTATCACATGGTTCTGGTGGTGTTCATGCCGCTCGCGTTCGTCGAGTGGCAGCATGAGAACATCCAGGTGGACCTGCTCTGGCGGATCATGCCGGGCTGGTTGCAGCGCGCGGTGCTGGTGCTGGGCTACGCGGTGAGCTCGGCCTTCTTCGCGATCCTCGTGTGGCGGACGTGGTTCGACGCCATGAATGCATTCGCGAAGAACGAGATGATGATGGGCAACGTCTACGTGCTGATCTGGCCCGCGAAATTCGTGCTGCCCATCGGCTTCGCCGGGATCTGCCTGATCTCGTTGCGACACGCCGTTCACGCGGCGATCGACCCGGCGTTTTCGCCAGAGCCGGCGGACCCCGCCGAAGGCCATATCTGA
- a CDS encoding TRAP transporter large permease, which translates to MENVTIGFIGLGAGILLLLLRVQIGVALGLVSFIGIAVLLNMRAAWGIITAIPFNFVGDWNLTAIPMFLLMGFIASEAGLSSGLFRTMRMLLSWLPGGLAVASVGASAVLAAASGSSVATSSAFARIATPEMLRYRYDPGLATGVIAAAGTLGSLIPPSILMVLYGYLAEVSVAKLFAAGVMPGILTALVFTTMIVLRVIRKPSLAPKVETSFTRAELLDAIKETWALPVIILGVLAGIFLAVFTPTEAGAVGAALAIVVAALKRSLTWAVLARGFRQTLVSTASIFMVVIGTSLLGRFMALSGVPGFVADAFIAWGSSPLMVILAVSLLYLLLGCFLDSIGILLLTMPIILPMAHEAGLDLIWFGIILVKLLEVGLLTPPVGLNVYIIKGALGDRVSLTTIFRGVGWFVAVDLLVLLALVFLPGITLWLPGMME; encoded by the coding sequence TTGGAAAACGTCACCATCGGATTCATCGGCCTCGGGGCCGGCATCCTGCTGCTGTTGCTCAGAGTGCAGATCGGCGTCGCGCTGGGCCTCGTGAGCTTCATCGGCATCGCGGTGCTGCTCAACATGCGCGCCGCCTGGGGGATCATCACCGCGATCCCGTTCAACTTCGTGGGCGACTGGAATCTGACCGCCATCCCGATGTTCCTGCTGATGGGGTTCATCGCTTCCGAGGCGGGGCTCTCGTCGGGACTGTTCCGCACCATGCGCATGCTGCTGAGCTGGCTTCCCGGCGGGCTCGCCGTGGCCAGCGTGGGGGCGAGCGCGGTGCTCGCGGCGGCTTCGGGTTCGTCGGTGGCGACCTCCTCGGCCTTCGCCCGCATCGCCACGCCGGAGATGCTGCGCTACCGCTACGATCCGGGGCTTGCCACCGGCGTGATCGCGGCGGCGGGCACCCTGGGCTCGCTCATCCCGCCGTCGATCCTGATGGTGCTCTACGGATACCTCGCGGAGGTCTCGGTGGCGAAGCTTTTCGCCGCGGGGGTCATGCCGGGAATCCTGACCGCACTGGTCTTCACGACGATGATCGTGCTGCGGGTGATCCGCAAACCGTCCCTTGCGCCCAAGGTAGAGACCTCTTTTACGCGGGCGGAACTGCTGGACGCGATCAAGGAGACCTGGGCGCTGCCGGTGATCATCCTCGGCGTTCTGGCCGGGATCTTCCTTGCGGTCTTCACCCCCACCGAGGCCGGCGCCGTGGGGGCCGCGCTTGCCATCGTGGTCGCGGCGCTGAAGCGGAGCCTGACGTGGGCGGTTCTGGCGCGGGGCTTCCGCCAGACGCTCGTCAGCACGGCGAGCATCTTCATGGTGGTGATCGGGACCTCGCTTCTGGGGCGCTTCATGGCGCTGTCGGGGGTGCCGGGCTTCGTCGCGGATGCCTTCATCGCGTGGGGGAGTTCGCCGCTGATGGTGATCCTCGCGGTGTCGCTGCTCTACCTGCTGCTCGGCTGTTTCCTCGACAGCATCGGGATTCTGCTGCTGACCATGCCGATCATCCTGCCGATGGCGCACGAGGCGGGGCTGGACCTGATCTGGTTCGGAATCATCCTCGTGAAGCTTCTTGAGGTCGGGCTGCTGACCCCGCCCGTCGGGCTGAACGTCTACATCATCAAGGGCGCTCTGGGCGACCGGGTCTCGCTGACGACGATCTTCCGGGGCGTGGGCTGGTTTGTGGCGGTCGATCTGCTGGTGCTTCTGGCGCTGGTGTTCCTGCCGGGAATCACTCTCTGGCTGCCGGGGATGATGGAGTAG
- the serA gene encoding phosphoglycerate dehydrogenase has translation MAPKVLVSDKLSETAVQIFRDRGIEVDFMPEVGKDKEKLAEIIGDYDGLAIRSATKVTPTILEKATKLKVVGRAGIGTDNVDKDAASKHGVIVMNTPFGNMITTAEHAIALMFSVARQIPAADASTQAGKWEKSKFMGTELTAKTLGVIGAGNIGGIVCDRARGLKMKVVAYDPFLSEEHAAKMGVEKVELDELLGRADFITLHVPLTDSTRNILSRENLAKTKKGVRIINCARGGLVDEEALAELIKSGHVAGAAFDVFKEEPATENPLFGLPNVVCTPHLGASTTEAQENVALQVAEQMSDYLLTGAVTNALNMPSVTAEEAKVMGPWIKVAGHLGGFIGQMTDEPINAINILYDGEAATMNLEALNCALIAGIMKSINPEVNMVSAPVIAKDRGIQIATTNQAQSGVFEGYIKVTIATPTRERSIAGTVFSDGKPRFIQIKGINIDAEVGEHMLYTTNEDIPGIIGILGTMLGEHKVNLANFTLGRSTQGGEAIAISYLDEPMKESAVKALKDTGLFRQVKPLHFDVA, from the coding sequence ATGGCTCCCAAAGTTCTCGTTTCCGACAAGCTTTCCGAAACCGCCGTCCAGATCTTCCGCGATCGCGGCATCGAGGTCGACTTCATGCCCGAAGTGGGCAAGGACAAGGAGAAGCTCGCCGAGATCATCGGTGACTACGACGGCCTCGCCATCCGCTCGGCGACCAAGGTGACGCCGACCATCCTCGAGAAGGCCACCAAGCTGAAGGTCGTCGGCCGGGCCGGCATCGGCACCGACAACGTCGACAAGGATGCCGCCTCGAAGCACGGCGTGATCGTGATGAACACGCCCTTCGGCAACATGATCACCACCGCCGAGCACGCCATTGCGCTGATGTTCTCCGTGGCCCGCCAGATCCCCGCCGCCGACGCCTCGACGCAGGCCGGCAAGTGGGAGAAGTCGAAGTTCATGGGCACCGAGCTGACCGCCAAGACGCTTGGCGTGATCGGCGCCGGCAACATCGGCGGCATCGTCTGCGACCGTGCGCGCGGCCTGAAGATGAAGGTCGTGGCCTATGATCCCTTCCTGTCGGAAGAGCACGCGGCCAAGATGGGCGTCGAGAAGGTCGAGCTCGACGAGCTGCTGGGCCGTGCCGACTTCATCACGCTGCACGTGCCGCTGACCGACAGCACCCGCAACATCCTGTCCAGGGAGAACCTCGCCAAGACCAAGAAGGGCGTGCGGATCATCAACTGCGCGCGCGGCGGTCTCGTGGACGAGGAAGCGCTGGCCGAGCTCATCAAGTCGGGCCACGTGGCCGGCGCCGCCTTCGACGTGTTCAAGGAAGAGCCCGCGACCGAGAACCCGCTCTTCGGTCTGCCGAACGTGGTCTGCACGCCGCACCTCGGCGCGTCGACCACCGAGGCGCAGGAGAACGTGGCCCTTCAGGTCGCCGAGCAGATGTCGGACTACCTGCTGACCGGCGCGGTGACCAACGCGCTCAACATGCCGTCGGTGACCGCCGAGGAAGCCAAGGTCATGGGCCCGTGGATCAAGGTTGCCGGTCACCTCGGCGGCTTCATCGGCCAGATGACCGACGAGCCGATCAACGCCATCAACATCCTGTATGACGGCGAAGCGGCGACCATGAACCTCGAGGCTCTGAACTGCGCGCTGATCGCGGGGATCATGAAGTCGATCAACCCCGAGGTGAACATGGTTTCGGCGCCGGTGATCGCGAAGGATCGCGGCATCCAGATCGCCACCACCAACCAGGCGCAGTCGGGCGTGTTCGAAGGTTACATCAAGGTGACCATCGCGACGCCGACGCGCGAGCGCTCCATCGCGGGCACGGTGTTCAGCGACGGCAAGCCGCGCTTCATCCAGATCAAGGGCATCAACATCGATGCCGAGGTCGGCGAGCACATGCTCTACACCACCAACGAGGACATCCCGGGCATCATCGGTATCCTCGGGACCATGCTGGGTGAGCACAAGGTGAACCTCGCGAACTTCACGCTCGGCCGCTCGACGCAGGGCGGCGAGGCCATCGCCATCTCCTACCTCGACGAGCCGATGAAGGAGAGCGCGGTGAAGGCGCTGAAGGACACCGGCCTGTTCCGTCAGGTGAAGCCGCTGCACTTCGACGTGGCCTGA
- a CDS encoding C4-dicarboxylate TRAP transporter substrate-binding protein: MKKTKALLLASTLCAAAPVAAEEITASIWFPETHPLTRDGYMALKDTIEETSGGELTMQLYTGTSLLPPVAHLSGLTDGIVQMTYHAGTYTPSDLPEDNTIAALAIGLPDSMTAAMAVADFYINDEQMQGMFDRLGITFLGSYASPQYVMMCSSEITTLDQVEGKKLRTPSPVHAAWAESVGAVPVSVPSSEMFSGLEKGQLDCAINAANDLKSRSLWDVAKYTTLLNFGPYFAGWMYGMDRGAWGDLSETGRQTLIDAMPANIVNLTESYMGTVDEALAEAPDHGVTIDEPSEELIASLDEFNATEVDGLAVETGERLGAEDPAGLAERFKETYAKWEGLMADVPADDLDAIAELLRTEVYDKLDVTNYGL; this comes from the coding sequence ATGAAGAAGACCAAGGCACTGCTTCTCGCCTCGACGCTCTGCGCCGCGGCTCCAGTCGCGGCGGAAGAGATCACCGCTTCGATCTGGTTTCCGGAAACCCACCCCCTGACACGCGACGGATACATGGCGCTGAAGGACACCATCGAGGAAACCTCGGGCGGCGAGCTGACCATGCAGCTCTACACCGGGACCTCGCTGCTGCCGCCGGTGGCGCACCTGTCGGGGCTGACGGATGGCATCGTCCAGATGACCTATCACGCGGGCACCTACACGCCGTCGGACCTGCCCGAGGACAACACCATCGCGGCGCTGGCCATCGGACTGCCCGACAGCATGACCGCGGCGATGGCGGTCGCTGATTTCTACATCAACGACGAGCAGATGCAGGGCATGTTCGACCGTCTCGGCATCACCTTCCTCGGGTCCTATGCCTCGCCTCAGTACGTCATGATGTGCTCGTCCGAGATCACGACGCTGGACCAGGTCGAGGGCAAGAAGCTGCGGACCCCGTCGCCGGTTCACGCCGCATGGGCGGAGAGCGTCGGTGCGGTGCCGGTCAGCGTCCCGTCGTCCGAGATGTTCTCGGGGCTCGAGAAGGGCCAGCTCGACTGCGCCATCAACGCGGCCAACGACCTCAAGTCGCGGTCGCTCTGGGACGTGGCCAAGTATACGACCCTGCTGAACTTCGGGCCTTATTTCGCGGGTTGGATGTATGGCATGGACCGCGGCGCATGGGGGGATCTCTCCGAGACAGGTCGCCAGACGCTGATCGACGCGATGCCGGCCAACATCGTCAACCTGACCGAGAGCTACATGGGCACCGTTGACGAGGCGCTGGCCGAGGCCCCGGATCACGGCGTGACCATCGACGAGCCCTCGGAAGAGCTGATCGCCAGCCTCGACGAGTTCAACGCGACCGAGGTCGACGGTCTTGCCGTCGAGACCGGTGAGCGGCTGGGGGCCGAAGACCCGGCGGGGCTCGCCGAGCGGTTCAAGGAAACATACGCCAAGTGGGAAGGCCTGATGGCCGACGTCCCGGCCGACGATCTCGACGCGATCGCCGAGCTGCTCCGGACCGAGGTCTACGACAAGCTGGACGTGACGAACTACGGGCTCTGA
- a CDS encoding hydantoinase/oxoprolinase family protein gives MRVGVEVGGTFTDLVAVDGGEIQLRKVPSTSSNPDVGVLNALDQAEVALSGVTDLVHGSTVATNALLERKGARVAFVVTSGFRDILFLQRHDRRNIYDLRYKRPRPVVDRADCFEVAERVDASGAIVSKLDVSAEVARLVPMLRAGGYKSVAVCLLSSYANPAHEEALRSALNAALPEMLVTASADVTREFREFERASTATLAAYVQPVIDSYLSRLETELGARGFDARFSIMQSNGGRIPATAMRRNAISALFSGPAAGVVGAVRQAERAGTDNVITFDMGGTSTDVCLVTDGRPGISPDTELDGLPVRTPVIDIATVGAGGGSLVWMDDGGMLRVGPRSAGAEPGPACYGKGGTKPTITDAHVIRGTIRPEAFLGGTMKIDRAAAERAFEPVAQALGLSVAEAATAALRLSVANIVRAIQLVSTEKGNDPRDYALVPYGGAGPLLAAEIAEEMQLDRVVVPPNPGVLSAYGLIASDFSKITAVTRRFVVDADAPGQVRAAHAEMEAAARADFESYGLKDGLSFEFVADMRFVGQAFEVPVELTPETLCHLDATKLEDLFQAAHHRIFLHGGSKGQKIEVVGFRMTVTRAIEELPAFRERASDAEAPKTSPVVLPDGTPGTAAVHAASSLKVGEPVTGPALIEGYSSTTYVPPAWAVSRDAEDNLIMTRAVQ, from the coding sequence ATGCGAGTCGGTGTGGAAGTCGGGGGAACCTTTACGGACCTCGTGGCGGTCGATGGCGGAGAGATCCAGCTCCGCAAGGTGCCGTCCACGTCGTCGAACCCCGATGTGGGCGTGCTGAACGCGCTGGACCAGGCCGAGGTGGCGCTCTCCGGGGTGACCGACCTCGTGCATGGGTCGACGGTCGCGACCAACGCGCTGCTCGAGCGGAAGGGCGCGAGGGTCGCCTTCGTGGTCACAAGCGGCTTCCGTGACATCCTCTTCCTGCAGCGCCACGACCGTCGCAACATCTACGACCTGCGCTACAAGCGTCCGCGTCCGGTGGTGGACCGCGCCGATTGCTTCGAGGTGGCCGAGCGGGTGGACGCCTCGGGTGCCATCGTGTCGAAGCTCGACGTGAGCGCAGAGGTTGCCCGGCTGGTGCCGATGCTGCGCGCGGGAGGCTACAAGTCGGTCGCCGTCTGCCTGCTCTCGTCCTATGCCAATCCCGCACATGAAGAGGCGCTGCGCTCGGCCCTGAACGCGGCGCTGCCGGAAATGCTGGTAACCGCCTCGGCGGATGTCACCCGCGAGTTCCGCGAGTTCGAGCGTGCCTCGACCGCGACGCTGGCCGCCTACGTCCAGCCGGTGATCGACAGCTACCTGTCGCGGCTCGAGACCGAGCTCGGCGCCCGCGGGTTCGACGCGCGCTTCTCGATCATGCAGTCGAACGGCGGCCGCATCCCCGCGACGGCCATGCGCCGCAACGCCATCTCGGCGCTGTTCTCGGGCCCCGCGGCCGGTGTCGTCGGTGCCGTCCGGCAGGCCGAGAGGGCCGGGACGGACAATGTCATCACCTTCGACATGGGCGGGACCTCGACCGATGTCTGCCTCGTGACCGACGGCCGGCCCGGCATCTCGCCGGATACCGAGCTGGACGGTCTGCCGGTGCGCACGCCGGTCATCGACATCGCGACGGTGGGTGCGGGCGGCGGCTCGCTGGTCTGGATGGACGACGGCGGCATGCTGCGGGTGGGCCCCCGCAGCGCGGGCGCCGAGCCGGGGCCGGCCTGCTACGGGAAGGGCGGCACGAAGCCCACGATCACCGACGCCCACGTCATCCGCGGCACGATACGCCCCGAGGCGTTCCTCGGCGGCACCATGAAGATCGACCGCGCCGCCGCCGAGCGCGCCTTTGAACCGGTCGCGCAGGCGCTGGGCCTGAGCGTGGCCGAGGCCGCGACCGCCGCGCTGCGTCTTTCGGTGGCCAACATCGTGCGTGCCATCCAGCTGGTCTCGACCGAGAAGGGCAACGACCCGCGCGACTACGCGCTGGTGCCCTACGGCGGGGCCGGGCCGCTGCTGGCCGCCGAGATCGCGGAAGAGATGCAGCTCGATCGTGTCGTGGTGCCGCCGAACCCCGGTGTGCTGTCTGCCTATGGTCTGATCGCCTCGGACTTCTCCAAGATCACCGCGGTCACCCGCCGCTTCGTGGTGGATGCCGACGCGCCCGGGCAGGTGCGGGCCGCCCATGCCGAGATGGAGGCCGCCGCCCGCGCCGATTTCGAGAGCTACGGGCTGAAGGACGGGCTGAGCTTCGAGTTCGTGGCCGACATGCGGTTCGTCGGGCAGGCCTTCGAGGTGCCGGTCGAGCTGACGCCGGAAACCCTGTGCCACCTCGATGCGACGAAGCTCGAGGACCTGTTCCAGGCCGCGCACCATCGGATCTTCCTGCACGGAGGCTCCAAGGGCCAGAAGATCGAGGTCGTGGGATTCCGCATGACGGTGACGCGCGCCATCGAGGAGCTGCCCGCCTTCCGCGAGCGCGCCAGCGACGCCGAGGCACCGAAGACCAGCCCCGTGGTCCTCCCCGACGGCACACCCGGCACCGCCGCCGTTCACGCCGCGTCGAGCCTGAAGGTCGGCGAGCCGGTCACCGGACCCGCGCTGATCGAGGGCTATTCCTCGACCACCTACGTGCCCCCGGCATGGGCGGTCTCCCGTGACGCCGAAGACAACCTGATCATGACGAGGGCCGTGCAATGA
- a CDS encoding hydantoinase B/oxoprolinase family protein, with amino-acid sequence MTVSAIDYAVLSQAILAAAREMGAKLIRSAYSTILREARDGSAAILDRDGNTVAQAELIPMQLGTIGAVFQACAREYDLDEVGPDDFFVINDSYSGGQHLQDVFFFHPIFAGDRRVGFAASVAHHLDIGGGSPGLSVHARDVHSEGIIIPPTKFSMSRDWNGGMLERILRANVRAPLQTMGDFNAQIAANRIGAQRIGEMCERYGAETVEEVMAEFQSYTERRVRAAIAEAPDGVYLGEAVIDDDGVGTTPVRIKSKVTIEGDRLTVDYTGTDPQVSTNLNAPLAAAISATMSCVKSALTSPDIPFNAGLTRSIDVIVPEGSILNPRYPAPVRARMESCYRAFNATMNALSQAVPEKVIANGFDCTTVACLSWLNDGAYSVYLEIFGGGYGASVAEDGCDAIDGPMSNCANTPVEAIDQDYEFFRVEEYALTPDSFGHGTMRGGTGFVKTFRILRDGATVALYADRFTTAPQPLFGGEAGTMGACEIHRGDEVIRLTSKDMADLKAGDLVVFRLGGGAGYGPAADRPAELVADDLRNGLISEETARTTYPAQMEALA; translated from the coding sequence ATGACCGTTTCCGCCATCGACTACGCCGTTCTGAGCCAAGCCATTCTCGCCGCCGCGCGCGAGATGGGGGCCAAGCTCATCCGGTCGGCCTATTCCACCATCCTGCGCGAGGCGCGCGACGGCTCGGCGGCGATCCTCGACCGTGACGGCAACACCGTCGCACAGGCCGAACTGATCCCCATGCAGCTCGGCACCATCGGCGCGGTCTTCCAGGCCTGTGCGCGGGAATACGATCTCGACGAGGTCGGCCCCGACGATTTCTTCGTCATCAACGACAGCTATTCCGGCGGCCAGCACCTGCAGGACGTGTTCTTCTTTCACCCGATCTTCGCCGGTGACCGCCGCGTCGGGTTCGCGGCCTCGGTGGCGCACCATCTCGACATCGGCGGCGGCTCGCCCGGTCTGTCGGTCCACGCCCGCGACGTGCACTCCGAGGGCATCATCATCCCGCCCACCAAGTTCTCGATGTCGCGCGACTGGAACGGCGGGATGCTGGAACGCATCCTGCGCGCCAACGTCCGCGCGCCGCTGCAGACCATGGGCGACTTCAACGCGCAGATCGCCGCGAACCGCATCGGCGCGCAGCGCATCGGCGAGATGTGCGAGCGCTATGGTGCCGAGACCGTCGAAGAGGTCATGGCCGAGTTCCAGAGCTACACCGAGCGCCGGGTCCGTGCCGCCATCGCCGAGGCGCCCGACGGCGTCTACCTCGGCGAGGCGGTGATCGACGACGACGGCGTCGGCACGACCCCGGTCAGGATCAAGTCGAAGGTGACCATCGAGGGCGACCGGCTGACAGTCGACTACACCGGCACCGACCCGCAGGTCTCGACCAACCTCAACGCACCGCTGGCGGCGGCGATCTCGGCCACGATGTCCTGCGTGAAATCGGCGCTGACCTCGCCCGACATCCCGTTCAACGCGGGGCTCACCCGCTCCATCGACGTGATCGTGCCGGAGGGCAGCATCCTCAACCCGCGTTACCCGGCGCCGGTCCGGGCGCGGATGGAGAGCTGCTACCGCGCCTTCAACGCCACCATGAACGCGCTGTCGCAGGCGGTGCCCGAGAAGGTGATCGCCAACGGTTTCGACTGCACCACCGTGGCCTGCCTGAGCTGGCTCAACGACGGCGCCTACTCGGTCTATCTCGAGATCTTCGGGGGCGGCTACGGGGCCTCGGTCGCCGAGGACGGCTGCGACGCCATCGACGGCCCGATGTCGAACTGCGCCAACACCCCGGTCGAGGCCATCGACCAGGACTACGAGTTCTTCCGGGTCGAGGAATACGCGCTCACCCCCGACAGCTTCGGCCACGGCACCATGCGCGGCGGCACCGGCTTCGTGAAGACCTTCCGCATCCTGCGCGACGGGGCGACGGTGGCGCTTTACGCCGACCGCTTCACCACCGCGCCGCAGCCGCTCTTCGGCGGCGAGGCGGGCACAATGGGGGCCTGCGAGATCCACCGCGGCGACGAGGTGATCCGGCTGACCTCGAAGGACATGGCCGATCTCAAGGCGGGCGACCTCGTGGTCTTCCGGCTGGGCGGCGGCGCGGGCTACGGCCCGGCGGCGGACCGTCCCGCGGAACTGGTCGCGGACGACCTGCGCAACGGGCTCATCAGCGAGGAAACGGCCCGCACCACCTATCCCGCGCAGATGGAGGCGCTTGCGTGA